CTTCGGACACATCCAACGTGCGAGCCAATCTGGCCGTGGAGACTGGCTCATCGGCCACGAATAGAAGGCTCTCAACCAAGCGGATCAACTCATCTTCGCCCAGGCGTTCTTCTCTGCCGTTCGTCGTCATGGATCACGTTTTCGAAGCAGGCAGGTGGCGAATCTGCACGTTCAGCTTGCCCAGTTGCAGACCCATGCGATCCTCCACCACCTCACGGGTTACCGCGGCCACCTCCTCGGTCTTCATGAGCACCTCGATCTCCGGCGTCGTCTCCACCTCAAGCTCTACATCCACCCGCCGGCCACTGGCGCGAACGATCGGTCGAACGTTCAACACATCCGCCAATTGGCTCAGGTGCCATCCTAGCCGCTGGGCCACCGAATCGGTGGCGACACGCGCCTGCGCGATCCCCTCCGCCATCGCCACCGGAGCCGCGCCGGGCCGGGGCCGGCGCATCTCTAGCCACAGCAAAAGGCCCGGCACCAGCAATGTGAACAGAACGGCGGCGATCTGACCGATGACGAAAAGCACAGGGCGGAGCTCCTGCTCCTGTTGCAGGAGGGTTTCTAACCGCACGATGCCCTCCCGGACAAATCCCAGGCTGGCAAAGGGGAAGGCGGCCGCTAGTACCCCTGTGACCAGGATCAGCAGCAGGATCACTATAGCGAACAGGCGATTGAAGACGTCCATGCCCTCTCCCAGACACTGATTGGGTGTGATTATACATCACCTTAGCAGTGGCGTCTAATGCGTGCCAGCCCGGGGAGGGAGGCTCACAAGGGGGGTCTTTGAGCCTAGTGGCTATGCCAGCCCGTCACCAGACCAGGGGAGCTCTGGAGAGGCGAAACGTCCCGCCGGAAAAAACCTTTCTTTCTTGGCTTTCAACCCTCCGGATAAGGCCAAGCGTGGGGGGATGAACGGCTAATTTACAGGGGAAGCTCTCCCACACTATCCCATTTGGGCAGAAAATAGCTGTGCTGAAAAAACTTACCCTTGTGAGGAGTTACCACACTGCGCGGGCGTGCAAAAAATATGTTATAATTGCAATGCCTGACCGAGGCGTCGAATAGGGTGGCTGGCCAGTTGCCTTCGATCTCATGTTCGATTCCAATCTCCTGGAGACAAGATGGCTGCTGGTTGAAGGGATTAGCCCTCAGAGGAGATTCACTTAGGAGGTGCAAAATGGCTCAGCGTGTTTCAGCTGTAATGACAGCGTTTGTCATCTTGACCCTCTTGGCCACAGCCTGCGCGCCGATCGCGCCAGCAACCCCCCAGGTGGTCGAGAAGGTCGTGGAGAAGGTGGTTGAGAAACCGGTCGAGGTGGTCGTCACGCCGACGCCAGTTCCCCCCAGCCCCGAGGAGTTGGCTCGCGCCCAGACGTTGAACGTTGCTATCGGCGGACGTATCGCTGATCCGACGAACCTGAACCTCTACGCGCCCGGAGTCAGCCGATCCAATACCGGGCTGCATCAGGTGATTTACGAGTACTTCTTCTATCAGAACTTACAGACCGGCGAGTATATCCCCTGGCTGGCCGAGTCATACGAGTACAACGAGGATTTCACAGCGGTTACCGTCAAGCTCCGAGAGGGCGTCACTTGGAGCGATGGCCAGCCCTTCACGCCGGACGATGTCGTCTTCACCTACGAGCTGCTCCTTAACAACCCCGGCATGGTATGGGCGGCGGAAGCGGGGAAGTGGGTGGCGTCGGTAGAGAAGGTGGACGATCATACGGTGCGCTTCAACCTCAAGCAGGCCAACCCACGCTTTCACCTGAATCGGGAAGCCTTCCCGGCAGTGGGCATCTGGGGTGGGATCACCATCCTGCCCAAGCACGTATGGGAGGGCCAAGACCCCTTGACATTCAAGAACTCGCCTCCCATCGGAACCGGCCCGTACCGGTTGGTGAGCGCGTCGGAGACGGCTATGATCTATGAGCGCCGCGAGGACTGGTGGGGTACGAAAGTGTTCGGGGTGACCCCTGCCCCCAAGACGGTGGCCTTCCGGTATATCGGCTCGCCGACCACCGTGGCACTGGCCCTGGCCGCCAATGAGATTGATACACCCTTTATTGGCATCCTGTCGCTGGCTGATTTCCTGGCTGTGGCCTCGCGAAATCCTAAGGTCAGCGCCTGGCATGAGGAAGCGCCCTATGCTTGGTTAGACCCCTGCCCGCGGCCGTTAATGGTCCAGAACGCAGTGGCGCCGTGGGACCGCAAAGAAGCTCGTTGGGCTCTCTCTTATCTCATTGATCGGCAGGCGGTGGTCAACCTGGCGTACGAAGGGACTACTGTGCCCAGTTGGGGGATCTGGCCGTTCTATGATGGCCTGAAACCGTACTTCGACGCCATCCAGGACCTGCTGGAGAAGTATCCCACCACTGCTTATGACCCGGCCAAAGCGGCGGAGCTCTTCCAGTCCATCGGCTATCAGAAGGGGCCCGATGGGATCTGGACCTCGCCCGAAGGCCAGAAGCTGAAGGTGTGATACCTGGTCAACGCCGATTCGTCCGAGGAGATGAAAGTCTCGGCGGTGGTCGCTGATCAGCTCCAGGCGGGCGGACTGGAAGTGGAAGTCCAGCCGTTGAGCGGTGGCGTCCTCTCTGACGCCATCCTGCGCGGTGATTACGACATCAAGCTTCACTCCTTCTGCCCTGGGTACATTTATGACAACCTGGAGCTGTTCCACAGCAAGTACTATGTCCCGCTGGGTGAAAACGCGCCTTGGTACGAGCGCAACTCTTTCCGCTTCAAGAACGAGGCGTTTGACGCCATCGTAGACGAGATGGCGGCGACGCCTCCTACGGACGAGGAGAAGATCAAAGACCAGTTCCGGCGCGCCGTGGAGATCTTGTTCGACGAGCTGCCGGTGGTCATGATGGTACAAGCGCCTGCCCTGGTGCCGTTCAATTCCACTTACTGGGAGGGATGGCCGTCGGCCGAGAACCCCTGGAACATGCCAGTGAGCTGGTGGGCCACCTTCAATCTGGTGATCAATGGTTATCCATCGCCGGCCACGGGAGAGTGGGTAGGTGGTATCCGGCCCGCCGGTGGACAATGAGGTGGGCGCCATCCTATCATGCCTGTCCCTGAACCCGAGCCGATGGGGTGAGATGGGGGCCCCATCGGCTCGCTTATCTTAGAGAGGGATAGCATTCCCCTAGGACAGTGGTTTTCCCTGCTGCACTTAAGCGTGGTTGAAGAAGCGGGAAGGTCCGAGGGAGCAGGCCCCTCCGAAAAAGCTCTCAATCCGCCTTTTACCTGTCATCCCTAGCCCACCGAGGAGGCCAGCTGAGCCAGGAAAGGGCAGGTAAGGGCTGAAGGAAAAGGCTTTTTGCAGAGGTAGTCCCCTCTACACCTCCCCAGGGCTCTAGCGCAACGAATGATCCGATATCTGGCGGAACGATTCCTGATCTTCTTAGCTACTATCTTCATCTCGGTGACGGTGGTCTTCTTCGTCCCGCGACTGGTGCCCGGGGATCCATTGGGCGCGGTATTCCTCAACATGGCTGCTATGGGGGGCAGCATGGGCGCCGGCGATCTGGTGGCGGAGTACCGGCGGCTCTTCGGGCTGGACCAGGGCCTAGGGCAGCAGTATGTGAGCTATCTGCGCGAGCTGGCGCATGGCAATCTCGGCTACTCCATCGGTAGCTTCCCCTCCCTGGTCTCCGATCTCCTGCGCGCCGCGCTTCCTTGGACCATTGGGCTGTTGCTGGTGACGACTGTAGTGAGTTGGGTTCTAGGCTCGATCCTGGGCGCGCTGGTGGGGTGGCACGGTGAAAGATCGCGCGTTCTGCAGGCGATCGTCCCTGCCGCCCTGCTGCTGTACACGACCCCTTATTACATCTTGGCGCTTATCCTGGTCTTCCTATTAGCGTTCCGCTGGCCGATCTTCCCTCTGTCCGGTGCCTATTCCGCCGGAATGACCCCTCATCTTTCCTGGCGCTTCGTCCGGGATGTCCTGTATCACGCGGCGCTGCCAGCATTCAGCATCGTCCTGGTCTCCCTAGGATGGTGGTTTCTCAGCATGCGCAGTCTGATCACCACACTAAAGGGCGAGGATTACATCATCCTAGCGGAGGCGAAGGGACTCTCGAGGCAACGCATCTTATGGCGCTATGCGTTTCGCAACGCGCTCCTGCCTCAGGCGACGGGGCTGGCCTTGTCGTTGGGACATATCACCAGCGGCGCCTTGATCACTGAGGTGATCTTCGCCTATCCTGGCGTCGGCTGGCTCATCTACAATGCCATCAAGAGCCTGGACTTCCCGGTGATCCAGGGCAGCGTGTTGTTGATCGTGTTCTCGGTGGCCACGGCGAACTTTATCATTGACTTGGTCTATCCCTTGATTGATCCCAGGATCCGGACGGGTAAAAGCTAGCCGAACGGCGCAAGGAGGCCTTCACGATGTTGATCCGTAATCGGAAGTTTGTGGGGGGAGCAAGTGTGATCCTGACATTGGTGGTGCTCGCCATCATCGGTCTGATGATGATCCCCAGCGGCCTACGGCGAGCGGGCAGCCTGCCGCCGCGGTTGCCGCCCGGTCCCGGAGGGCTGCTGGGTACCGATTCGTTGGGGCGAAGCGTAGCCTTGCAGATGAGCGAGGCGGTGTTAAAGTCGCTCCAGGTCGGATTGATCGCCGCATCCTTGGGTACGTTCCTCGGTGCTCTTCTGGGCTTCACCAGCGGCTACTTCGGCGGCTGGGTGGACGCGCTGCTGCGCGTCTTCATAGACGTCTTCCTTTCCGTGCCCTCTCTGTTGTTTCTGGTCTTGATTGCGGCGCTGGTGAAGGGGGTGGGGGTGCCGGTCATGGCGCTGATCATCGGCGCCTTCGCGTGGGCATCCCCGGCGCGACAGAGCCGGGCGCAAGTGCTGAGCCTCAAGGAACGGGCCTTCGTCCGATTGGCGCGGCTATCTGGCGTGTCTGACTTCCAGATCATCTTCGTTGAGCTGATGCCCAATATGCTCCCCTGGTTGGGCGCGAATTTCGTCAATGCCTTTCTCTCGGCCGTGCTGGCGGAGTCCGGTCTCTCGCTGCTAGGCTTAGGGCCTCAGCGGGAGATGACGTTAGGGATGATGATCTACTGGGCGCTGAGTTATGGCGCGAT
Above is a window of Anaerolineae bacterium DNA encoding:
- a CDS encoding ABC transporter substrate-binding protein, translated to MAQRVSAVMTAFVILTLLATACAPIAPATPQVVEKVVEKVVEKPVEVVVTPTPVPPSPEELARAQTLNVAIGGRIADPTNLNLYAPGVSRSNTGLHQVIYEYFFYQNLQTGEYIPWLAESYEYNEDFTAVTVKLREGVTWSDGQPFTPDDVVFTYELLLNNPGMVWAAEAGKWVASVEKVDDHTVRFNLKQANPRFHLNREAFPAVGIWGGITILPKHVWEGQDPLTFKNSPPIGTGPYRLVSASETAMIYERREDWWGTKVFGVTPAPKTVAFRYIGSPTTVALALAANEIDTPFIGILSLADFLAVASRNPKVSAWHEEAPYAWLDPCPRPLMVQNAVAPWDRKEARWALSYLIDRQAVVNLAYEGTTVPSWGIWPFYDGLKPYFDAIQDLLEKYPTTAYDPAKAAELFQSIGYQKGPDGIWTSPEGQKLKV
- a CDS encoding ABC transporter permease, which gives rise to MIRYLAERFLIFLATIFISVTVVFFVPRLVPGDPLGAVFLNMAAMGGSMGAGDLVAEYRRLFGLDQGLGQQYVSYLRELAHGNLGYSIGSFPSLVSDLLRAALPWTIGLLLVTTVVSWVLGSILGALVGWHGERSRVLQAIVPAALLLYTTPYYILALILVFLLAFRWPIFPLSGAYSAGMTPHLSWRFVRDVLYHAALPAFSIVLVSLGWWFLSMRSLITTLKGEDYIILAEAKGLSRQRILWRYAFRNALLPQATGLALSLGHITSGALITEVIFAYPGVGWLIYNAIKSLDFPVIQGSVLLIVFSVATANFIIDLVYPLIDPRIRTGKS
- a CDS encoding ABC transporter permease codes for the protein MLIRNRKFVGGASVILTLVVLAIIGLMMIPSGLRRAGSLPPRLPPGPGGLLGTDSLGRSVALQMSEAVLKSLQVGLIAASLGTFLGALLGFTSGYFGGWVDALLRVFIDVFLSVPSLLFLVLIAALVKGVGVPVMALIIGAFAWASPARQSRAQVLSLKERAFVRLARLSGVSDFQIIFVELMPNMLPWLGANFVNAFLSAVLAESGLSLLGLGPQREMTLGMMIYWALSYGAILQNLWWWWMTPVATLMCLFLSLYLVHLGLDEVSNPRLQRAG